Proteins encoded in a region of the Gallalistipes aquisgranensis genome:
- a CDS encoding TonB-dependent receptor domain-containing protein yields the protein MFFKRRFAPFFLSCFTLLAALGSTAQTVTHTVTGRIVDSLSGKGIEYATIAVTDDSSRVVTAAAADAAGRFTLTVKRDGTFLLTAQSLGYTPVTRNITLPADKTKIDAGVFRLVQGVAIDEVTVAVQKPLIKSDADKITYSVEADPEATTSTLADILRKVPQISVDAENNVRLNGQTNFKVLVNGKNSPMFSNNLSDVISSMPAGTIKDIQVITNPSTKYEAEGAAGIINIITTKKTTNGFSGSVGAGISSFNSYSGNAFISAQIGKLNFSARYMAGRHGTPETTNRIETDYFLPDPGRSLVAGNGEGYRFMQNLGIEASYEIDTLNLLTLSVSGFDGKHRNNSFSDTRYWDGNGDIIRQYTNDNRSKNGFSSISASLDYQHTFRKPEHTLTISYLLNTNPNRTDYTNDIEGIVDYQTYQESSRDRASLNEHTVQVDYYNPITEKHQIETGVKYIVRLNDNNSDILRMYDEATGWQPYDDGNNNLDYTQHIFGLYGGYLFKLKKFSAKAGFRLEGTINDGMAKTSDGPLKFDNRQFDVIPYVNLSYAIKPSQSLRVSYTQRLQRPDIRQLNPYVNESDPMNIRYGNPNLEAVISHSFSANYSIFNTSWNLFLGVNGSFSNNTISEIKEVLDEGVTATTYENIGRRQMYGINGSYSYRLQTRLNVFVNANLNYSVIESKSRDLSNEGFNWGGFLGIGVGLWKDANFRANAGMFSMPVSLQGRNSSFYFTGVSLIQKLFKKKLDVTLSMQEPFNKFRKFDNRTEDSSIRQYSEFRMQSRRISFGVNYRFGKLNTRVKKTSRGIKNDDRIDTGSQQEQAASSSGGM from the coding sequence ATGTTCTTCAAGCGACGCTTCGCACCATTTTTCCTTTCCTGCTTCACCCTGCTGGCAGCACTCGGATCGACGGCACAGACCGTCACGCACACCGTCACCGGCCGAATCGTCGATTCGCTCTCCGGCAAAGGCATCGAATACGCCACCATCGCCGTAACGGACGACAGTTCCCGCGTGGTGACCGCAGCCGCAGCCGACGCAGCGGGACGCTTCACCCTCACCGTCAAACGGGACGGGACCTTCCTGCTCACCGCCCAATCGCTGGGCTATACGCCCGTAACACGCAACATCACGCTTCCGGCCGACAAAACGAAGATCGACGCCGGCGTTTTCCGCCTGGTACAGGGAGTGGCGATCGACGAAGTCACGGTAGCCGTCCAAAAACCCCTCATCAAAAGCGATGCCGATAAGATCACTTACAGCGTGGAGGCCGATCCGGAAGCCACTACCAGCACGCTGGCGGACATTCTCAGGAAAGTTCCGCAAATCAGCGTCGATGCCGAAAACAACGTGAGACTGAACGGACAGACCAATTTCAAGGTGCTGGTCAACGGCAAGAATTCGCCGATGTTTTCCAACAATCTCAGCGACGTCATCAGCAGCATGCCCGCCGGAACGATCAAGGACATTCAGGTCATCACCAATCCTTCCACCAAATACGAAGCGGAGGGAGCCGCCGGCATCATCAATATCATCACCACGAAAAAAACGACCAACGGTTTCAGCGGCAGCGTGGGAGCCGGCATCTCCTCCTTCAACAGCTACTCCGGCAACGCCTTCATCTCGGCCCAGATCGGCAAACTGAACTTTTCGGCCCGCTATATGGCCGGACGCCACGGCACCCCGGAGACCACGAACCGGATAGAGACCGACTACTTTCTTCCCGACCCGGGACGGTCGCTGGTGGCAGGCAACGGCGAAGGCTACCGCTTCATGCAGAATCTCGGTATCGAGGCCAGCTATGAAATCGACACGCTGAACCTGCTGACGCTCTCCGTCTCCGGATTCGACGGAAAGCACCGGAACAATTCGTTTTCGGATACCCGGTACTGGGACGGAAACGGCGACATCATCCGACAGTACACCAACGACAACCGGTCGAAAAACGGATTCAGCAGCATCTCCGCCAGTCTCGACTACCAGCACACCTTCCGCAAGCCGGAACACACGCTGACCATCTCCTATCTGCTGAACACCAACCCCAACAGGACCGATTACACCAACGACATCGAGGGGATCGTGGATTACCAGACCTATCAGGAATCCTCCCGAGACCGGGCTTCGCTGAACGAACACACCGTACAGGTCGACTACTACAATCCGATCACGGAGAAACACCAGATCGAAACGGGCGTCAAATACATCGTCCGGCTGAACGACAACAATTCCGACATTCTCCGCATGTACGACGAGGCGACGGGATGGCAGCCCTACGACGACGGCAACAACAACCTCGATTACACGCAGCATATTTTCGGACTATACGGCGGTTACCTTTTCAAACTGAAAAAGTTCAGCGCGAAAGCGGGTTTCCGACTGGAAGGGACCATCAACGACGGTATGGCCAAAACGTCCGACGGCCCGCTGAAATTCGACAACAGACAGTTCGACGTCATTCCCTATGTGAATCTCTCATACGCAATCAAACCTTCGCAATCGCTCCGGGTCTCCTATACGCAACGGCTGCAACGCCCGGACATCCGGCAGCTGAATCCATACGTGAACGAAAGCGACCCGATGAATATCCGTTACGGAAACCCGAACCTCGAAGCGGTCATTTCTCACTCCTTTTCGGCCAACTACTCGATTTTCAACACATCGTGGAACCTGTTTCTCGGCGTGAACGGTTCGTTTTCCAACAACACGATCTCCGAGATCAAGGAGGTGCTCGACGAAGGGGTAACGGCCACCACCTACGAAAATATCGGACGCCGGCAGATGTACGGTATCAACGGTTCCTACTCCTATCGGCTGCAGACGAGGCTCAACGTCTTCGTCAATGCCAACCTGAATTATTCGGTGATCGAGTCGAAATCCCGCGATCTGAGTAACGAGGGATTCAATTGGGGCGGTTTTCTCGGCATCGGCGTGGGTCTGTGGAAAGACGCCAATTTCCGGGCCAACGCAGGAATGTTCTCGATGCCCGTCTCCCTCCAGGGACGCAACTCGTCCTTCTATTTCACGGGAGTCAGCCTGATACAGAAACTGTTCAAGAAGAAACTGGACGTCACGCTCAGTATGCAAGAACCGTTCAACAAATTCAGGAAGTTCGACAACCGCACAGAGGACAGTTCGATCCGACAGTACAGCGAATTCCGCATGCAGTCGAGACGCATCAGCTTCGGAGTCAACTACCGCTTCGGCAAGTTGAACACGCGGGTCAAGAAAACATCGCGCGGCATCAAGAACGACGACAGGATCGACACAGGGTCCCAACAGGAGCAGGCGGCCTCTTCGTCAGGAGGTATGTAG
- the era gene encoding GTPase Era, translating to MHKAGFVNIIGNPNVGKSTLMNALVGERLSIITSKAQTTRHRIMGIVNGEDFQIVYSDTPGILKPHYRLQESMMKFVTGALRDADIILYVTDTVERCDEASGEIVEKIGHSGIKTIVVINKIDLTTPEGLERLVDEWKHRLPGAEIVPVSALNNFNIGGLFDLIVKDLPEGEPYYPKDTLTDKTLRFFASEIIREKIFLNYEKEIPYSVEIAIDEYKEEPGIDRIAATVYVARESQKGILIGHKGAMLKKVGTQAREELEKFLGKKVFLQLFVKVNDNWRNDERQLKRFGYEE from the coding sequence ATGCATAAAGCTGGTTTTGTCAATATCATAGGGAATCCCAACGTGGGAAAATCCACCCTGATGAACGCACTGGTCGGGGAGCGTCTTTCGATTATCACGTCGAAGGCCCAGACCACGCGCCACCGGATTATGGGAATCGTAAACGGAGAGGATTTCCAGATCGTCTATTCCGATACGCCCGGCATTCTCAAGCCCCATTACAGACTTCAGGAGTCCATGATGAAGTTCGTGACGGGGGCCTTACGCGACGCCGACATCATTCTGTATGTGACCGATACCGTGGAGAGGTGCGACGAGGCTTCCGGTGAAATCGTCGAGAAGATCGGCCACAGCGGAATCAAGACGATCGTGGTAATCAACAAGATCGACCTCACGACGCCCGAGGGCCTCGAAAGGCTGGTGGACGAGTGGAAACACCGGCTGCCCGGGGCGGAGATCGTTCCGGTTTCCGCACTCAACAATTTCAATATCGGAGGGCTGTTCGATCTGATCGTGAAAGATCTGCCCGAAGGGGAGCCGTACTATCCGAAAGATACGCTGACGGACAAGACCTTGCGCTTTTTCGCCTCGGAGATCATCCGTGAGAAGATATTTCTCAATTATGAGAAGGAGATTCCGTACAGTGTGGAGATCGCCATCGACGAATACAAGGAAGAGCCCGGAATCGACCGGATCGCCGCTACGGTCTATGTGGCCCGGGAGTCGCAGAAAGGCATTCTGATCGGGCACAAGGGGGCGATGCTCAAGAAGGTGGGTACGCAGGCCCGTGAAGAACTGGAGAAGTTTCTGGGGAAGAAAGTGTTTCTGCAACTGTTCGTCAAAGTGAACGATAACTGGCGCAACGACGAACGGCAGTTGAAACGTTTCGGTTACGAAGAATAG
- a CDS encoding MATE family efflux transporter — protein sequence MNKRILNLAIPNVISNISIPLLGMIDLAIAGRMESSAAIGALAIGTAIFNFIYWNCAFIRMGTSGLTAQALGARNLAECTHILTRSAAVALGMGLLLLVFQKWVGNLSLGLMHGSETVQAMAAEYFFARIWAAPATVSLYAIHGWFIGMQNSKLPMAVSIAINVINVVFSLWFVYGYDMGVAGIAWGTVVAQYGGLLLSWGLWAVYYRRFARFTDLRRSLKIKPMLKFFDINKDIFLRTACIVAVYTFFTSASSGMGDTLLAVNTLLMQLFTLFSYMSDGLAYAAESLVGKFVGARNTTALRHCIRNLFYWSLGVALAYVAIYMAGWRGILSLFTNSQEVIESAGRYVVWVVLVPLTGFAPFLMDGILLGATRTRILRNAMFLSLAVFFGVYYGLAGPWGNNALWLAFILFMVSRGAIQWWMTDRLRILYAYSS from the coding sequence ATGAACAAACGCATTCTGAATCTGGCCATCCCCAACGTCATTTCCAACATCTCCATTCCGCTGCTGGGGATGATCGACCTGGCCATCGCCGGACGCATGGAGAGCAGCGCCGCCATCGGCGCGCTGGCGATCGGGACGGCCATCTTCAATTTCATCTACTGGAACTGCGCCTTCATCCGCATGGGAACCAGCGGACTGACAGCCCAGGCTCTCGGAGCCCGCAACCTCGCCGAATGTACCCACATCCTGACCCGCTCTGCCGCCGTCGCTCTGGGCATGGGGTTGTTGCTGCTGGTCTTCCAAAAATGGGTCGGAAACCTCTCCCTCGGCCTGATGCACGGCAGCGAAACCGTGCAGGCCATGGCCGCCGAATATTTCTTCGCCCGCATCTGGGCCGCACCCGCCACCGTATCGCTCTACGCCATCCACGGCTGGTTCATCGGCATGCAGAACTCAAAGCTCCCGATGGCGGTTTCCATCGCCATCAACGTCATCAACGTCGTATTCAGCCTTTGGTTCGTCTATGGGTACGATATGGGTGTAGCCGGCATCGCATGGGGCACGGTCGTGGCCCAATACGGCGGCCTGCTTCTTTCCTGGGGCCTCTGGGCGGTCTACTACCGCCGGTTCGCCCGGTTCACCGATCTGCGCCGCAGCCTGAAGATCAAACCGATGCTTAAATTCTTCGACATCAACAAGGACATTTTCCTGCGGACGGCCTGCATCGTGGCCGTATATACCTTCTTCACATCGGCCTCATCCGGCATGGGCGACACGCTACTGGCGGTCAATACGCTGCTGATGCAACTCTTCACCCTGTTCAGCTACATGTCGGACGGTCTGGCCTACGCGGCCGAATCACTGGTCGGAAAATTCGTCGGAGCCCGCAATACAACTGCCCTGCGACACTGTATCCGTAACCTGTTCTACTGGAGCCTCGGCGTCGCACTGGCCTACGTGGCGATCTACATGGCCGGCTGGCGCGGCATCCTCTCCCTGTTCACCAACTCGCAGGAGGTCATCGAAAGCGCCGGACGCTACGTCGTGTGGGTCGTACTGGTTCCGCTCACGGGCTTCGCACCGTTCCTGATGGACGGTATCCTGCTCGGAGCCACTCGCACACGCATCCTGCGCAACGCCATGTTCCTGTCGCTGGCCGTCTTTTTCGGGGTCTATTACGGATTGGCCGGACCGTGGGGCAACAATGCCCTTTGGCTCGCCTTCATCCTTTTCATGGTCTCTCGGGGAGCGATCCAGTGGTGGATGACCGACCGGCTGCGGATTCTGTACGCCTATTCTTCGTAA
- the rplM gene encoding 50S ribosomal protein L13, with translation MESLSYKTISANAATVTKEWVLIDANGEVLGRLASQVAKILRGKNKPSFTPNVDCGDNVIVINADKVKLTGNKMTEKVYVRHTGYPGGQRFATPADYLKRKPEFVIEKAVKGMLPKNRLGAAVLRNLKVYAGAEHPHAAQNPKTIKLNEIK, from the coding sequence GTGGAGTCATTAAGCTACAAGACAATCTCCGCCAACGCAGCGACCGTCACCAAAGAGTGGGTGCTGATCGACGCCAACGGCGAGGTATTGGGACGTCTTGCTTCTCAGGTGGCCAAAATCCTGCGCGGCAAGAACAAGCCGAGTTTCACTCCCAATGTCGACTGCGGCGATAACGTGATCGTTATCAATGCCGACAAGGTGAAACTGACCGGCAACAAGATGACCGAAAAGGTCTATGTACGGCATACGGGCTATCCGGGAGGACAGCGCTTTGCCACCCCTGCGGACTATCTGAAGAGAAAGCCCGAATTCGTTATTGAGAAGGCCGTGAAAGGCATGCTGCCCAAGAATCGTCTGGGTGCGGCCGTTCTGCGGAATCTGAAGGTTTATGCCGGCGCCGAGCATCCTCACGCCGCTCAGAACCCCAAAACAATCAAATTAAACGAGATTAAGTAA
- the rpsI gene encoding 30S ribosomal protein S9 has product MEVVNAVGRRKAAVARVYVKPGKGSITINQKPLETYFPLEIFQYVVKQPLLVLNATENYDITITLDGGGIKGQAEAARLGIARALCEIDAEVRPVLKKNGFMTRDPREVERKKPGQPGARRKFQFSKR; this is encoded by the coding sequence ATGGAAGTTGTAAATGCCGTTGGCCGAAGAAAAGCTGCTGTGGCACGCGTCTATGTAAAACCCGGTAAAGGTAGCATTACGATCAACCAGAAGCCTCTGGAAACCTACTTCCCGCTGGAAATTTTCCAGTACGTGGTAAAGCAGCCCCTGCTGGTGCTGAATGCCACGGAAAATTATGACATCACCATCACGCTCGATGGCGGTGGCATCAAGGGACAGGCCGAAGCTGCCCGCCTGGGTATTGCACGCGCCCTCTGCGAGATCGATGCCGAGGTTCGTCCGGTGCTCAAGAAGAACGGGTTCATGACTCGTGACCCGCGCGAGGTTGAGCGTAAGAAACCCGGTCAGCCCGGAGCCCGCAGAAAGTTCCAGTTCAGCAAGCGTTAA
- the rpsB gene encoding 30S ribosomal protein S2, giving the protein MPRTDFNQLLEAGVHFGHLKRKWNPKMAPYIFMEKNGIHIIDLHKTVVKVDEAAAALKQIAKSGRRVLFVATKKQAKDVVAETVAAVNMPYVTERWPGGMLTNFPTIRKAVKKMATIDKMTNDGTFDNFSKREKLQIARQRAKLEKNLGSIADLTRLPAALFVVDVQKEANAVKEAKRLNIPVFAMVDTCCDPTDIDYVIPANDDATKSIAVILEAVTAAIAEGLTERKLEKEKEAAEAPAKEEKEAKPRIRKAVKANVEAEVAAEAPKAEEAVAEVAEPAAETAAE; this is encoded by the coding sequence ATGCCGAGAACTGATTTTAATCAATTACTGGAGGCCGGCGTTCATTTCGGCCACCTCAAAAGAAAATGGAATCCCAAGATGGCTCCCTATATCTTTATGGAGAAGAACGGGATTCACATCATCGACCTGCACAAGACCGTTGTGAAGGTCGATGAGGCTGCCGCAGCCCTCAAACAGATTGCCAAATCGGGTCGCCGCGTACTTTTCGTGGCTACCAAGAAGCAGGCGAAGGATGTGGTCGCCGAAACGGTCGCCGCTGTCAACATGCCGTACGTTACGGAGCGTTGGCCGGGCGGTATGCTTACAAACTTCCCCACTATACGGAAGGCCGTCAAGAAAATGGCTACCATCGACAAGATGACCAACGACGGTACTTTCGACAATTTTTCGAAACGTGAAAAGCTCCAGATCGCACGTCAGCGTGCCAAACTGGAGAAAAACCTCGGTTCCATCGCCGACCTGACCCGTCTGCCCGCCGCCCTGTTCGTCGTGGACGTGCAGAAGGAGGCCAATGCCGTGAAGGAGGCCAAGCGGTTGAACATTCCCGTCTTTGCAATGGTTGATACTTGTTGTGATCCAACCGACATTGATTATGTCATCCCTGCAAACGACGATGCGACCAAATCCATCGCTGTGATTCTGGAGGCTGTAACCGCAGCTATCGCAGAGGGTCTGACCGAGCGTAAGCTCGAGAAGGAGAAAGAAGCTGCCGAGGCTCCTGCAAAGGAGGAGAAAGAAGCCAAACCCCGTATCCGCAAGGCCGTGAAGGCCAATGTGGAGGCTGAGGTTGCAGCCGAGGCACCCAAAGCCGAAGAGGCTGTGGCTGAAGTGGCAGAACCCGCTGCGGAAACGGCAGCCGAATAA
- the tsf gene encoding translation elongation factor Ts, translated as MEIKVADVAKLRKMTGAGMMDCKKALMEANGDYDRAQEIIREKGKLVASKRADRSATEGVVVAKVVGQKAYMLCLACETDFVAKNAEFGASAEAILEVAVANDAADMDALLALKMGDVTVADAVTEKSGQTGEKVELPFYGKIEAPMVAAYVHMNKKLGALVGFNKEVPEEVAHDVAMQATAMAPVSISREDCPADVIEKERHIGREQARLDGKPEAMLDKIAEGKLNKFFAESTLLEQAFVKNPKQNVGAYIKAAVSDATVVAYKRFSLND; from the coding sequence ATGGAAATTAAAGTTGCAGATGTTGCCAAGCTCCGCAAGATGACCGGAGCCGGTATGATGGACTGCAAAAAGGCGCTGATGGAGGCCAATGGCGATTACGACCGGGCCCAGGAGATTATTCGTGAGAAAGGTAAACTGGTCGCCAGCAAGCGTGCCGACCGTTCTGCTACGGAAGGTGTGGTCGTTGCCAAGGTGGTGGGTCAGAAAGCCTATATGCTCTGTCTGGCTTGTGAAACCGATTTTGTCGCTAAAAATGCCGAGTTCGGTGCTTCGGCCGAGGCTATTCTGGAGGTGGCCGTGGCGAATGATGCCGCTGACATGGATGCGCTGCTCGCCTTGAAAATGGGGGATGTGACTGTGGCCGATGCCGTTACCGAAAAATCGGGACAGACCGGAGAGAAGGTGGAGCTGCCTTTTTATGGGAAGATCGAGGCCCCTATGGTTGCCGCATATGTGCATATGAACAAGAAGTTGGGGGCTTTGGTCGGTTTTAACAAGGAGGTTCCCGAAGAGGTTGCCCACGATGTGGCCATGCAGGCTACGGCGATGGCCCCCGTGTCGATCAGCCGCGAGGACTGTCCTGCCGACGTGATCGAGAAGGAACGCCATATCGGTCGCGAACAGGCTCGCCTGGACGGTAAGCCGGAGGCTATGCTGGACAAGATCGCCGAAGGCAAACTGAACAAGTTCTTCGCCGAATCGACGTTGCTGGAACAGGCTTTCGTCAAGAACCCGAAACAGAACGTGGGTGCCTATATCAAGGCCGCCGTATCCGACGCAACGGTAGTCGCTTACAAGCGTTTTTCGTTGAACGACTAA
- a CDS encoding glycoside hydrolase family 28 protein, whose amino-acid sequence MRLSWVGMVFAALIGTNQVVAEVSREGQKMKRCAVSVDTIRVEAPFDMPLLEVPVFPDSDFVITAYGAQEGGSADCTRAIADAVAACHEAGGGRVVVPAGRWLTGPVHLKSYVDLHIEEGATLVFKGDPESYLPAVRSSWEGMECYNYSPLIYAFECTDVAVTGRGTLSPVMDVWAKWFTRPAAHMAALKELYTMAAEGVPVERRQMARGENNMRPHFLQFNRCRRVLVEDVKIRNSPFWTIHLLLCDGAVVRRVDIRAHGHNNDGVDPEMSRNVLIEHCIFDQGDDAIAIKSGADRDGRRLNTPTENLVMRHCTMRNGHQLVAIGSELSGGIRNVYVHDCVFENEPDDRPQNLMFIKTNVRRGGYVENVWLENITANSTRYGVLGIDTDVLYQWRDLVPTYEEVLTRIEGIHVRNIRLGECAVPFRLLGDARLPIRDVEIENVVVGKVTGEPRVYKNAENVREKNISIGGSAK is encoded by the coding sequence ATGCGATTGTCTTGGGTTGGAATGGTGTTCGCGGCTTTGATCGGTACGAATCAAGTCGTTGCGGAAGTATCCCGGGAGGGACAGAAGATGAAAAGGTGTGCCGTTTCCGTGGATACGATCCGGGTGGAGGCTCCGTTCGATATGCCTTTGCTGGAAGTGCCAGTTTTTCCCGATTCGGATTTTGTGATTACTGCATACGGGGCCCAAGAAGGCGGTTCTGCCGATTGCACACGGGCGATAGCCGATGCTGTCGCAGCCTGTCACGAGGCCGGAGGTGGACGTGTCGTCGTTCCGGCCGGCCGGTGGCTGACCGGGCCGGTACATCTGAAAAGCTATGTCGATCTGCATATAGAAGAGGGGGCAACCCTTGTGTTCAAGGGCGATCCGGAGAGTTATCTGCCCGCCGTCCGCTCCAGTTGGGAAGGCATGGAGTGCTATAATTACTCCCCGCTGATTTATGCGTTTGAATGTACCGATGTCGCCGTGACGGGCCGGGGAACCCTCTCTCCGGTCATGGACGTCTGGGCGAAATGGTTCACCCGGCCGGCGGCCCATATGGCGGCATTGAAAGAACTCTATACGATGGCGGCCGAGGGTGTTCCCGTGGAACGACGCCAGATGGCGCGGGGGGAGAATAATATGCGCCCACACTTCCTGCAGTTCAACCGTTGCAGGCGGGTGTTGGTGGAAGATGTGAAGATTCGGAACAGTCCTTTCTGGACGATCCATTTGCTTCTGTGCGATGGTGCGGTCGTGCGACGGGTGGATATCCGGGCTCATGGACACAACAATGACGGAGTCGATCCGGAGATGAGCCGGAACGTGTTGATAGAACACTGCATATTCGATCAGGGAGACGATGCGATCGCAATCAAATCGGGGGCCGACCGGGACGGCCGCCGGCTGAATACGCCTACAGAGAATCTGGTGATGCGTCATTGTACGATGCGTAACGGACATCAGTTGGTGGCGATCGGAAGCGAACTTTCGGGAGGCATCCGCAATGTTTACGTGCATGACTGCGTATTCGAAAACGAGCCGGATGACCGTCCCCAAAATCTGATGTTTATCAAAACCAATGTCCGGCGCGGCGGATACGTGGAGAATGTCTGGTTGGAAAATATTACGGCCAACAGTACCCGGTACGGCGTTTTGGGGATTGATACCGATGTGTTGTACCAGTGGCGCGATCTGGTGCCTACGTATGAGGAGGTCCTGACGAGGATCGAAGGCATCCATGTCCGGAATATTCGCTTGGGGGAGTGTGCCGTGCCGTTCAGGCTGTTGGGGGATGCCCGGCTGCCGATCCGCGATGTGGAGATCGAGAACGTGGTGGTAGGAAAGGTAACCGGGGAACCGCGTGTTTATAAGAATGCAGAGAATGTCCGGGAAAAGAATATCTCGATCGGAGGGAGCGCAAAATAG